GTTTTTATGAAGGCAGGACTCATCAGGGGGTTCAAAGAAGGATTTACCCTTATCCATATGATGATGGATTGACCACAAATAAACAACCGGTGGAATATCCGATGATTCAGGTAGAAAATGATTTTATAAAACTGGGTATTGCACCGGGACAGGGAGGACGAATATACTATGCTTATGATAAGACAAACGATTATAACTGGTTATACCACAATCATGTTGTAAAACCTTCTCTTATCGGTATGGTAGGTAATTGGCGTTCAGGAAGCCTTGCATGGGGATACCCTCATCATCATGGTCCAACAACTGTTGAAGATATGGATTATGAAATTGAAGAACATCCTGATGGAAGTAAAACAATTTGGATTAACTGTACAGAACGTCTGCAGAGAGTGAATTCACTGATAGGTTATACTGTATATCCAAATTCATCTATTGTCGAAATGACAATTGATTTGAGAAACAGAACTGAAATGGGAAATTCTTTTCTTTTCTGGGCTAATCCTGCTGTTCACAGTGATTCTGCTTATCAGGTTATTTTCCCGCCATCTGTTCAATATGTAACTTACCACGGTAAGAGAGATATGACTTCATGGCCTATAGCTGATAGTCCCTTTAATGGTTATAATTTTACCGGAATGGATATAAGCTGGTGGAAGAATACCCATGTTCCTGTATCATTTTTCTCATGGGATCCTAAAGAAGATTATTTTGGAGGTTACGACTATAATCTAAAAGCAGGTACAGCATGGGTTGGAAACCATCATGTTTCACCGGGGATGAAATACTGGGCCGATGGTAATAATCCTAACGGATTAAATACAAATAATGGTCTGACTGATAATGACGGTCGTTATATAGAGCTAATGGCTGGTTTTTATACTGATAACCAGCCTGACTATAGCTGGCTTGAGCCTTATGAGTCAAAATATGGATCTATGATCTGGTTCCCTATTCGTGAACTTGATGGACTGAAATATGCGAATAAAAATGGTGCAATGAATTATTTTATAGATGGAAATTCCATCGATATAAGGCTAAACAGTACCATGTCACATCCAAAAGCAAAGTTTGTTCTATCTTCAAAAGGGAAAGAACTAAAAACTGATATTATAAGTATTTCACCTGAAGAGCCTCGAAAAATTATTGCTCAACTACCTAAAAATATTGGAGAAAATGATATAGAAATAACTCTTTTTGATTCAGATGGAAATGTTCTTTATACTTATATACCAAGGAATCATGATTATCCGAGTTACGAAAAACCAGAACCTTTGAAATCATTTGCATCTCCTCAAAATATTGAATCTGTAGAAGAGTTATATCTGACCGGTTTGAGAATTGATCAGTTTCATAGTGTACTGAATTCTATGCCATATTATCAGGAAGCTTTGAAAAGAGACCCGAAAAACTCAAAGGTAAATACACAGTTAGGAATACTGAGTCTAAGAGCAAAAGACTGGGTTTCTGCCGAAAAATACTTGAGGATCGCTACAGAAAGAGTAAGAATGAACTACACCAGACCAAAAGATTGCGAACCTCTTTATTATTTAGGAATGGCACTAAGAGCTTTAGGAAGGACAAATGAAGCTTATGATACGTTTTATGATGCAACTTGGGGATCAGCATGGCACAGTGCTGCTTATTATCAGTTGGCAGAAATAGATTGTAATCGTCAAAACTGGGAAACAGCTCTTGATCATATCAACCGCTCATTGTCAACAAATTCCGTTAATATGCGTGCATTAAACCTTAAAGGTGTAATATTACGAAAAATGGGTAAACTACCTCAGGCACAAGAATGGTTTAGAACAGTTTTAAAAGACACTAAGATTAATCATCTGGCACAAAATGAGGTGTGTTTGATGAACAATAGTGAGAATTTCCTAAACAAACTTAACCGCTGGATGCGTGACGATGTACAGGCATATATAGAACTTTCTACCGA
This portion of the Lascolabacillus massiliensis genome encodes:
- a CDS encoding DUF5107 domain-containing protein; translated protein: MNFKKHFSFILIFCCVLSFKAYSQEVILNEVKEVIPTYLIDPPNVMPRFYEGRTHQGVQRRIYPYPYDDGLTTNKQPVEYPMIQVENDFIKLGIAPGQGGRIYYAYDKTNDYNWLYHNHVVKPSLIGMVGNWRSGSLAWGYPHHHGPTTVEDMDYEIEEHPDGSKTIWINCTERLQRVNSLIGYTVYPNSSIVEMTIDLRNRTEMGNSFLFWANPAVHSDSAYQVIFPPSVQYVTYHGKRDMTSWPIADSPFNGYNFTGMDISWWKNTHVPVSFFSWDPKEDYFGGYDYNLKAGTAWVGNHHVSPGMKYWADGNNPNGLNTNNGLTDNDGRYIELMAGFYTDNQPDYSWLEPYESKYGSMIWFPIRELDGLKYANKNGAMNYFIDGNSIDIRLNSTMSHPKAKFVLSSKGKELKTDIISISPEEPRKIIAQLPKNIGENDIEITLFDSDGNVLYTYIPRNHDYPSYEKPEPLKSFASPQNIESVEELYLTGLRIDQFHSVLNSMPYYQEALKRDPKNSKVNTQLGILSLRAKDWVSAEKYLRIATERVRMNYTRPKDCEPLYYLGMALRALGRTNEAYDTFYDATWGSAWHSAAYYQLAEIDCNRQNWETALDHINRSLSTNSVNMRALNLKGVILRKMGKLPQAQEWFRTVLKDTKINHLAQNEVCLMNNSENFLNKLNRWMRDDVQAYIELSTEYTAIGLYDEAIQVMKRLEVKGETFPLLYYFTGYNYHLLGDDATALSYYLKAEKMPSDYCFPFRSEAVYVLENAMNLNPEGNLAPYYLGNLFYERLPEKAIELWEKSASLDDSFYIVQRNLGLAYNEIQENPKKALESMKKAAKLNKDDARLLFEIDVLHEANQISPAEKYTFLMDNYETAKKRYETLLRLITRAVEYGKFDEALYMLDNNRIVESEGAREKQNAYLNSYTIRAMNQINQKNYDSALIDIKAALDYPIGLVARARYAQLYYLEGEIYENIGQKGQAVKSYEKALEIETSEARDREYIYYKGLALQKLGKEKEAKQTFESLLQNVSDDGAYSQFDGRASNTAQRINAVYQTGLGYMGLGEKAKAIEQFSSVLNINPGHIWSKTFLNELEKN